GGAATACCGTATGGGAATTTTTCTTTTCTAGTATCCATGTTATATCATTTTTTTTGCTGCTTCCAGGGTTGCCTTAAAAACATGTGGATAGGTACCACAACGGCAAAGGTTACCCCGAGTGGCATCTTTTACATCTTCCAGATTGGGATTAGGGTTGTTTTCCACAAGGTGGACACAAGACATAACCATTCCCGGTGTACAATATCCACATTGTGATGCATCGTGCTCAATAAAGGCTTCCTGAACTGGGTGCAGTTCACCATTCTTTGCAATCCCTTCTATAGTGGTTACTTCTTTGTCACCAACATCAAGGGCGGACATGATGCAGGAATTCACGGGTTTTCCATCCAAATAAACCGTACATGCCGAACAAGCACCCCGATCACAAACGACCTTGGTCCCCGTAAGTCCCAAATGATCTCGTAAAGCAGCGGCCAAAGTTGTTCTCGGTTCTACACTAATCGATTTTGTTATGCCATTGACCTTCATTTTTATGGTCATGGCCCCAGGACCAAATTCTTTCCCTTTGGCTGGCTGTTCCTTATAATCAAAGGCAAGCACATTTGAGCTGAGCAATACACTGCCGGCAGTGGATAATCCTGCACCTCGGATAAACCCCCGCCTACTTATGTTTTTTGCCGATTTGGACTCCGCGTCTTGGTCTTTTTTTTCCATACGACTATAATTGAATTTGTTCGCTATTCCATTGAATTACATCCCCTTAAATTACAACATAATCCATAAAAATTTGTGCGCTATTTGAAATTTAACGTAAAGAATATAAACCGGTAAAACAACCTATTGGGCCATAGGGATTGGGACCCTAATTCATGATTGGATATTTTCTATTCTTAAAATAGGCCAAGCTACTGAGGACGACAATGGAAACGACAACAATATAGACCCAATTGGGAATAGGGACCGGGTCGCCCGAGGCATAAGAGTGTAGGCCGGACAAGTAATAGTTTACCCCATAGTAGGTCATGATCACGGAGGCCAAACCAAAAATACTGGCCAGGTTATAGGCGAAGAGCCCCCTAAACTTGGGAATCAACCTCATGTGCAGGATGAAGGCATAGATGAGAATGGTAACAAGGGCCCAGGTTTCCTTGGCATCCCAACCCCAGTATCTTCCCCAGGATTCATTGGCCCAGATGCCCCCAAGATAGGTACCAACACTCAACATGAACAACCCTCCAACCAAGGTGAGCTCACTGATATATGACATTTCTTGGATGATTCCTTTTACCCGGTCCTTATTTGACCCCCGTATGAATGCAATTAGGGTTAGGTTAATGAGCCCAATGATGGCACCGAGCATCAAAAAACCATAGCTGCCCGCCACTAAGGACACATGAATGGTAAGCCAATACGATTTTAAAACGGGTACCAAAGGCGTGATTTCCGGATCCAGAAAACTCAGGGTGGCCACAAAAAGGATGATGGCTGCCAACACTGTGGTGGCTGCAAGGCCACCTAAAGATTTTCGGGTAAAAATCAGGCCCGCCAAGGTGGCCGTCCAGGCGATGTAGATCATGGATTCATATCCATTACTCCAAGGGGCCCTTTCCGAAACGTACCAACGTAGCCCAAGACCAAGGGTATGTACTACAAAACCAAGGAAGATCAATACCAAGAGCAGTGTGTACACCCCTTTTAGCTTCAGCTTGGGTTTAAAGACCGAAACGAACAGCAAGCCCAAAAGCACGATACCGACCAAAATATAAAATACCGCTAAACGCGTGAACACTTTGGATTCGTTGAGCAATACCTCTGCTTTGATTTTTGACTCGGATGGAATAATGCCACCCCCATGCTCTTGCTGATAGGTATGAAGTTTTTCCAATACAAGATTGACTTCTGTGTAGTCTCCCGTAGTCATCGCCTTTTTAAGGGTATCCCCATAAGCGTGGAACATATCCGTTACACTATCGGAGGCACCGTGCAGGTCATTGGGGCCATGGATATGGGTAATAATGGGAACCCAGGCATTGTTGGAGTCGTTGGGGTTGGGAACCAGCTTTAGCAAACGCCCTGAGAAAGCCATCCTAAGCACATTCACGCGTTCATCCACTTTTAGGAGTTCTTTTTCATAAACACCCCTATCTCCGGGTTCCATGGCATAGGCTTTGCGGACCCCAGCCAGTAACTTGTATTTTCCATTTCCATCAAAAAAATCCGTGTAGGCCGCGTATTCCGTTTGAAGTTCCAGCTGGTCCCTTAGGTCCTCGTGCTTACCCAATTTGATCAGGGGGGCTCCCTGCCAGGTTTCCTTATCGGCAAATAAACTCAACAGCAGCTGATCGGCCGTTAATCCGAACTGGCTTTCCTTACGGGACACTTTTCGAAAGATTTCCCTGGACAAGGTATGGACCGGCTTCATTCTTCCCTTGAAATCCTGTACGATCAACCTGCTGAATTGTTCGGCATGGGACAATTCTACGGCACGGGCCGTATAATCCACATTTTCCATGGGTTGTGTATGGCCAATGGAAGTACACAGAAGTGCCAAAAGGACAAGAGTTGGCCTGTTTGCCCTTATCTTTTTGATTTTTTGGGAAACCTGGTAGAAGCGAGTCCTTTTACTGAAAAGTGTCATGAACATTCCCAAGGTAAGTAGTGCATAACCTATATAAGAGATCAAGGTGCCCCAAAAATCACTGTTTACACTCAAATACGTTCCTTTTTCATCAGTATCAAAGGAGGACTGAAAAAACCGATGGCCGCCGTAATTAAGAATATTGTTCATATAAATTCTATAATCCGTATTTAGGTCATTTTGCCTATCTATCAAAGTCACCTCACTGGCATAGGAGGAAGCACTGTTGGTGCCTGGATATTTCTCCATGATAAAGTCGTTCAACCGAATGAAAAAGGGGACCGTCATTTCTTTGGCCCCATACGAAACCGATAGTTCCATATTGTTGAACTGCATGGTTTGTGAGCTTCCTGGATTTCCCTGTTTCCCAAACACATAAGTATTTTTCGACTCATCGTTCACAGCGATATCAAGTGCCAAAGCAACAATACTTTCGTTTTTGACCTTTGGATCTTCCGATTGGATCTGTAATTGTCCATTTTTCTTGAAATCCGTAAAAACAAACGTATTGAACCCATCGGAATATAAGGCATTTAACTGCAATGGGCTATAATGACCCGGGAACAGGGTATCCCGTTGACGGGTGGCCATATTGGTTTGGGTGAGGGCCATGATGGGCTTGATCTTTAAGGAATCATTGCGGTAACGAATGTTTATGGCCCCGGTCGATTGGCTTTCCTTGAAATTGAACAACAGGTTCCCAATGCGTCGGGCCTCATTTTCCATGACAAAGTGATTTTCCCTACCATCAAGGCTACCGACCACCATTTGCAGTGTAGGCTTCCCGTCACTTGCTTCGCCCAGCACCCGTTTTGGATTAGGTACAAACTGGGTGACTTTTACCTTTATGGGATTGTCATCCACCAGATAGGATCCCTCCCAATGGTTGCCCCCCAAGGAAGCAAAGAATACCGGTTCGTCAAAATAAAAATCCTTGCCATCTTTCTTTACATGGAACTTCAAATAGTTGTTGGATGACAGAAAACTGTTGGATGAACTGTTTTCCCGAATGTGCATCATTCCCTCATACCCCAGATAGCGGGTGAGGGCAGCACCGATCAAAATCACAATAATGGCAATATGGATAATAAGCAATGCCCATTTTTTCTGTTTTATCATGTTGAACGTCCGGATATTTACAATGACACTTATGCCAAAAAGGAAAAGCAAAAGTTCAAACCACCAGGCTTGGTAGACCACTTTTTGGGCCGCACTTGTTCCGTAATCGTTTTCAATGAATGTGGCTACACCTATGGATGCAGCAAACACCAAAAGGTAAACCGCTGCGGCCTTTGTGTTAAAAAGGGGGAGTAAAGACCTCATTACTCGATTAAATACATTTTTCATATGGGTACGAACTAAGCTGTAAGCTAGCCAAAAGCCGCTTAAATTATAATGATAAATGTCATGGGCAATTCCTTAGGCGCAGCAACTTTTAAAGGCAGTTCAACTCGTGGCATGCCCCAGATGGTTTCATTTGATCTTGCTTGAGGTCAACTCAAAATCAACCGTAGTGTAATGGATTTGTGCAGGCAACCGATAGCGGTAGCGCTTAAGGCATGCCCTATAACCCGTTCAATTGTTCTCCGAATTCCTCCACTTTTTTCCAATCCGTATATTCAATTTCTGCATTTTTATTGGTTGGTCCTTTGGTCATCCACATGATAAATTGAATCATGATCCTATCGAAAAAAGGGTATTTTTTGTAGTCAAGTTTACCAGCAAATACGGTAACCAAAGTGGGGTTCCAGTCTATGGTCTTAAAGAACTTTATGACATAAGGATTTGTGTCCGGGGCGTTTTTTTCTGGCTTTCGTGCCACAAGGTTTACGGAGAAAAATGCTGTTTTAACCGAGTCTAGTTGTGTTTTTTGTGTGTTGATAAAGTCAATTATCCTTTTGTCATGGACCCCATATCGAATGCTGGCACCAATGACAAATAGGTCATAGGCCTTGACATCCCCATCAAAAGCACCGACTGGAAACAAATCAACACTGTGATGGCTTTTTTGTAGTTGACTGCCAAGGGTATTACTAATTTTTAACGTTTGTCCGTCTACCGAAGCATAGAGGATGGCGATTTTTTTGGTCATATTCAATGCAACAAATTTGGAATTGTGCTTATTACCTTACCGGCTCATAGCACCATGAATTTAATAATTCCTTTTGTATTAATTGACTTTATCATTATTCCCAACTTGTCATTGTTATTTTTTTAAGGTTCGTCCAAAGATGGACGGAGGAACCAGAATTTAAGATTGTCCCAAACAAGCAAAAACGCAGGTATTGAAAGACTTCTATTGCATCAAACGGACCGCAGGTGTATTTTAGTCCCCAGAAAAGCTTTGGAATGACCCATTTGTTCGGCGGTAACTACTATGATTTTTTCTCCAGGCGCACAACTGTTGAAGCCCCAACCTTTGAATGGGATAAAAACTATTTGATGCGTTTTAAAAACTCGTTGGATAGCTATACCTATGAAAACAACAACCTTACCATCGTTTATTTTAAGGAAGGGCATGGTGGTTTTGAACTTGAAAACAGGTATTTACCAGTGGACCATGGCAATTTTGTAATTACCAATCCCGGAAAGGGATG
The sequence above is a segment of the Muricauda sp. SCSIO 64092 genome. Coding sequences within it:
- the hemG gene encoding menaquinone-dependent protoporphyrinogen IX dehydrogenase, which encodes MTKKIAILYASVDGQTLKISNTLGSQLQKSHHSVDLFPVGAFDGDVKAYDLFVIGASIRYGVHDKRIIDFINTQKTQLDSVKTAFFSVNLVARKPEKNAPDTNPYVIKFFKTIDWNPTLVTVFAGKLDYKKYPFFDRIMIQFIMWMTKGPTNKNAEIEYTDWKKVEEFGEQLNGL
- a CDS encoding (2Fe-2S)-binding protein: MEKKDQDAESKSAKNISRRGFIRGAGLSTAGSVLLSSNVLAFDYKEQPAKGKEFGPGAMTIKMKVNGITKSISVEPRTTLAAALRDHLGLTGTKVVCDRGACSACTVYLDGKPVNSCIMSALDVGDKEVTTIEGIAKNGELHPVQEAFIEHDASQCGYCTPGMVMSCVHLVENNPNPNLEDVKDATRGNLCRCGTYPHVFKATLEAAKKMI
- the ccsA gene encoding cytochrome c biogenesis protein codes for the protein MRSLLPLFNTKAAAVYLLVFAASIGVATFIENDYGTSAAQKVVYQAWWFELLLFLFGISVIVNIRTFNMIKQKKWALLIIHIAIIVILIGAALTRYLGYEGMMHIRENSSSNSFLSSNNYLKFHVKKDGKDFYFDEPVFFASLGGNHWEGSYLVDDNPIKVKVTQFVPNPKRVLGEASDGKPTLQMVVGSLDGRENHFVMENEARRIGNLLFNFKESQSTGAINIRYRNDSLKIKPIMALTQTNMATRQRDTLFPGHYSPLQLNALYSDGFNTFVFTDFKKNGQLQIQSEDPKVKNESIVALALDIAVNDESKNTYVFGKQGNPGSSQTMQFNNMELSVSYGAKEMTVPFFIRLNDFIMEKYPGTNSASSYASEVTLIDRQNDLNTDYRIYMNNILNYGGHRFFQSSFDTDEKGTYLSVNSDFWGTLISYIGYALLTLGMFMTLFSKRTRFYQVSQKIKKIRANRPTLVLLALLCTSIGHTQPMENVDYTARAVELSHAEQFSRLIVQDFKGRMKPVHTLSREIFRKVSRKESQFGLTADQLLLSLFADKETWQGAPLIKLGKHEDLRDQLELQTEYAAYTDFFDGNGKYKLLAGVRKAYAMEPGDRGVYEKELLKVDERVNVLRMAFSGRLLKLVPNPNDSNNAWVPIITHIHGPNDLHGASDSVTDMFHAYGDTLKKAMTTGDYTEVNLVLEKLHTYQQEHGGGIIPSESKIKAEVLLNESKVFTRLAVFYILVGIVLLGLLFVSVFKPKLKLKGVYTLLLVLIFLGFVVHTLGLGLRWYVSERAPWSNGYESMIYIAWTATLAGLIFTRKSLGGLAATTVLAAIILFVATLSFLDPEITPLVPVLKSYWLTIHVSLVAGSYGFLMLGAIIGLINLTLIAFIRGSNKDRVKGIIQEMSYISELTLVGGLFMLSVGTYLGGIWANESWGRYWGWDAKETWALVTILIYAFILHMRLIPKFRGLFAYNLASIFGLASVIMTYYGVNYYLSGLHSYASGDPVPIPNWVYIVVVSIVVLSSLAYFKNRKYPIMN